From Variimorphobacter saccharofermentans, one genomic window encodes:
- a CDS encoding glycoside-pentoside-hexuronide (GPH):cation symporter, whose protein sequence is MKLTLKEKVSYGIGAVGKDMVYSIVSGYLMYYYDTVLGISATFIGVLFMIARSLDALNDPFMGIIVEKTNTRFGKFRPWLVIGTVLSAISLYFMFSVPRGMTGVPLLVYASAAYILWGTTYTLMDIPYWSMIPAISQSGKDRENISVIARSCAGIGFAIPSALTMTLVPILGRGDKRSGFQVFAAIIAVFFILSTIVNVINVKEKSKVKLETPTIRQMFRQLFQNDQAVIVVITIVMFNASLYLTSTLAVYFFEFDIGNAELVGLFSTIGGATQILSMTLLPVLRKKYKRMTIFVSAIVMTMIGYAFLFTLGTLNISNILLLGIAAVIIYFGFGLATVLTTVFLADTVDYGQWKHGQRSESVVFSMQTFVVQLASAISVLIAGVGLDLVGLDSEAAVQTNTALVGLRILMIIIPMIGLAISVLFFRRKYRLSDERMEQILSEISEREQAAIKIKENSEQVS, encoded by the coding sequence ATGAAGCTTACACTAAAAGAAAAAGTATCCTATGGTATTGGGGCTGTAGGAAAGGATATGGTTTACTCCATTGTGTCCGGCTATCTTATGTATTATTATGATACTGTATTAGGAATAAGTGCTACCTTTATTGGAGTCCTATTTATGATTGCAAGAAGTCTGGATGCCTTAAATGATCCCTTTATGGGGATTATTGTAGAGAAAACAAATACGAGGTTTGGTAAATTCCGTCCATGGCTTGTAATCGGTACCGTACTGAGTGCGATATCCCTTTATTTTATGTTTTCAGTACCCAGAGGAATGACAGGGGTACCTCTTTTGGTTTATGCTTCTGCTGCTTATATATTATGGGGCACCACCTACACTCTTATGGATATTCCCTATTGGTCAATGATACCAGCCATATCCCAAAGTGGTAAGGATAGAGAGAATATATCCGTAATTGCACGAAGCTGTGCGGGAATTGGATTTGCGATTCCCAGTGCCTTAACGATGACTTTGGTACCAATTCTTGGGCGTGGGGACAAGAGATCAGGATTTCAGGTCTTTGCTGCAATTATTGCGGTGTTTTTTATTCTATCTACTATAGTGAATGTGATTAATGTCAAGGAGAAATCCAAGGTTAAGCTGGAGACACCCACAATTCGACAGATGTTTCGGCAGCTGTTTCAAAATGATCAGGCTGTAATCGTAGTAATTACAATCGTTATGTTTAATGCATCCTTGTACTTAACCTCCACTTTGGCGGTCTATTTCTTCGAATTTGATATCGGAAATGCGGAGCTAGTAGGATTATTTAGTACAATCGGAGGAGCCACCCAGATTTTATCCATGACGCTGCTTCCGGTACTTCGTAAAAAATATAAACGAATGACTATTTTCGTATCGGCCATCGTGATGACAATGATAGGTTATGCGTTCCTCTTTACTCTGGGGACCTTAAATATTTCAAATATTTTATTACTGGGTATTGCTGCGGTTATCATTTATTTTGGCTTCGGTCTCGCAACAGTGTTAACAACAGTATTCTTAGCGGATACCGTAGACTATGGCCAATGGAAGCACGGGCAGCGTAGCGAGAGCGTGGTCTTCTCCATGCAAACCTTCGTAGTTCAGCTTGCATCTGCTATCTCAGTATTAATTGCAGGTGTTGGTCTTGATCTGGTTGGGCTCGATTCAGAAGCTGCAGTTCAGACAAACACTGCTTTAGTCGGATTACGGATATTGATGATTATCATCCCCATGATTGGACTTGCCATATCTGTTTTATTCTTTAGACGTAAGTATCGGCTTTCAGATGAGCGAATGGAGCAAATCTTATCAGAAATCAGTGAAAGAGAGCAGGCTGCTATAAAAATCAAAGAAAATTCTGAGCAGGTTAGTTAG
- a CDS encoding alpha-galactosidase: protein MIHNKNDLFVLETRDTSYCFRVMPQGHLEHLYYGRRINLEQGYEPLLQKTTFLGGTQIAYSKEFPNVGLEDLCLELSSYGKGDIREAFLDITHEDGSSTCDFRFRKARILKEKKILDTLPSAYLSDQGSEPVSLEIEMYDSNYEITLLLIYSVFYDSNVITRSAKLINTSSKKIWLERIMSCQLDLDAEDYIISTFHGAWAREMNRYDTPAQPGIFVNDSKLGISGNRSNPFFMISQKNANEEYGDCFGFNLIYSGEHYAAIEVNSMGKLRVVNGIQPANFRFLLMPGDSFEAPESVITFSNQGYTGMSHNMHHFIRKHILRGEWKNRVRPVLLNSWEANYFKFDEGKLLKQAKAAAEAGIELFVLDDGWFGNRKDDTSSLGDWQENREKLQHGLKGLADKINALGMDFGIWVEPEMVNEDSDCYRNHPDWAVKLPGVSHSLGRNQMLLDLTKEEVRSYLIDEMARVFSSANIRYVKWDMNRIFSDRYSSSLDADRQKEFSHRYIMGLYEVIGTLTRRFPQILFEGCASGGNRFDLGILCYMPQIWASDNTDAICRVTIQSGYSYGYPLTVMGAHVSGCPNHQTLRNTSIETRFEVAAFGLLGYECNLTELSKEEYQIVKEQIAFYKKHRETLQFGDFYRIKTNDRGIYQWLCVAPDQSEAIGLHLQKEVLPNYPHTKFKTRGLKEETSYHFTNRQQIFSIKEFGDLINMISPIHIKKDSLVHNVIAMVKKMPGEVEDSKALGCVFNHAGVKLKQAFAGTGYNEEVRLQKDFSSRMYLWDSLNE, encoded by the coding sequence ATGATACATAATAAGAACGATTTATTCGTCCTCGAAACAAGGGATACTTCCTATTGCTTTCGGGTAATGCCTCAAGGGCATCTGGAACATTTATACTATGGCAGGAGAATCAATCTGGAACAAGGTTATGAGCCGTTACTTCAGAAGACGACTTTTCTCGGTGGAACACAGATTGCATATTCGAAAGAGTTCCCGAATGTAGGCTTGGAGGATCTATGCCTTGAATTATCCTCCTATGGTAAAGGAGATATTCGCGAAGCATTTCTGGATATTACCCATGAGGATGGTTCCTCTACCTGTGATTTTCGATTTAGGAAGGCAAGAATTCTTAAGGAGAAAAAAATACTGGATACTCTACCATCCGCTTATCTGTCAGATCAGGGTTCAGAACCAGTAAGCTTAGAGATTGAGATGTATGATAGCAACTACGAGATTACGTTACTTCTTATATATTCTGTGTTTTATGACAGCAATGTGATTACCCGCAGCGCAAAGCTAATCAATACCTCTTCTAAAAAGATCTGGCTGGAGCGTATTATGAGCTGCCAGCTGGATCTTGACGCTGAGGATTATATTATTAGCACCTTTCATGGAGCCTGGGCTAGAGAAATGAACCGCTATGATACACCGGCACAGCCAGGCATTTTTGTCAATGATTCGAAGCTTGGGATTTCAGGAAACCGAAGCAATCCCTTCTTTATGATTAGTCAGAAGAATGCAAATGAAGAATACGGAGACTGCTTCGGCTTTAATCTGATCTATAGTGGGGAGCATTATGCTGCCATTGAGGTTAATAGTATGGGGAAGCTTAGGGTTGTTAACGGGATTCAACCGGCGAATTTCCGATTTCTATTAATGCCCGGTGATTCCTTTGAAGCTCCGGAATCGGTTATTACTTTTTCGAATCAGGGATATACTGGAATGAGTCATAATATGCATCATTTTATTCGGAAGCATATCCTACGTGGAGAGTGGAAGAACAGGGTAAGGCCGGTTCTCCTTAATAGTTGGGAGGCTAACTACTTTAAATTCGATGAGGGAAAGCTTCTAAAGCAGGCGAAGGCCGCTGCCGAAGCAGGAATTGAGCTCTTCGTCCTTGATGACGGATGGTTTGGAAATCGTAAGGATGATACCTCCTCCTTAGGAGATTGGCAGGAGAACCGAGAGAAGCTGCAACATGGGTTAAAAGGCCTGGCAGATAAAATTAATGCTCTGGGTATGGATTTTGGTATCTGGGTTGAGCCTGAGATGGTGAATGAAGACAGTGATTGCTATCGTAATCACCCAGACTGGGCAGTAAAACTGCCGGGGGTATCCCATTCCCTTGGAAGAAATCAGATGCTTTTAGATCTAACAAAGGAAGAGGTTCGTTCATATCTGATTGATGAGATGGCCAGGGTATTTTCCAGTGCGAATATTCGTTACGTTAAGTGGGATATGAACCGTATCTTTTCTGACCGTTATTCCTCCTCTCTTGATGCGGATCGACAGAAGGAATTTAGCCATCGGTACATTATGGGACTGTATGAGGTGATTGGTACCTTAACGAGACGTTTCCCTCAGATACTCTTTGAAGGCTGTGCATCCGGTGGGAATCGGTTTGATCTGGGCATACTGTGCTATATGCCTCAAATATGGGCCAGTGATAATACGGATGCCATATGCAGGGTTACGATCCAGTCAGGATATAGCTATGGTTATCCGCTCACCGTGATGGGCGCTCATGTATCCGGATGCCCGAACCATCAGACCCTGCGTAATACCTCTATAGAGACCCGGTTTGAGGTTGCCGCTTTCGGTTTACTGGGATATGAATGTAACCTGACGGAATTAAGCAAAGAAGAATATCAGATTGTAAAGGAACAGATAGCATTTTATAAAAAGCATCGGGAGACTTTACAGTTCGGGGATTTTTATCGGATTAAAACGAATGATCGAGGGATATACCAATGGCTTTGTGTCGCACCGGATCAATCTGAGGCCATTGGACTGCATCTGCAAAAGGAAGTGCTTCCGAATTATCCACATACGAAATTTAAGACAAGGGGACTTAAGGAGGAGACAAGCTATCACTTCACTAACCGCCAGCAGATATTTAGTATTAAGGAATTCGGGGACTTGATTAATATGATATCACCCATTCATATCAAGAAGGACTCGCTGGTGCATAATGTAATTGCCATGGTCAAAAAGATGCCAGGGGAAGTGGAGGACAGTAAGGCTTTGGGCTGCGTCTTCAATCATGCAGGAGTTAAATTAAAGCAAGCTTTTGCTGGAACAGGCTACAATGAGGAGGTTCGTTTACAGAAGGATTTTTCTTCCAGAATGTATCTGTGGGATTCATTGAATGAATAG
- a CDS encoding ABC transporter permease, whose protein sequence is MDVNGAVLNTEVTAKNKAEFQLKTLLPIAGVLIAIVTDILIPNHKELKYAELTYYRNFLFISLGVVVLFTILAVFVERVRDKYAYRSYFITGVFLFLTFLNLVTAKFLLLPQIYFPSISRIFEVFFVDTKLLLTCIGSSLVLLIYGISIGFCLGMISGIGIGWSKRCNYWVYPLIRILGPIPSSTWTPLALVVFPTARSAAVFLIAFGVWFQITILTCSGIKGVNKAYFEVSSTLGADDKQNLFKIAIPAAAPSIFLGFFNATCSSFVALMAAEMIGCKSGLGWYVNWQKQMLAYANVYAGLIIIAIFCYILVTLQFRVRDKLLSWQEGIVKW, encoded by the coding sequence ATGGATGTGAATGGAGCAGTGCTTAATACAGAAGTAACAGCTAAGAACAAAGCAGAATTTCAATTAAAGACTTTATTACCGATTGCTGGTGTTCTGATCGCTATTGTTACAGATATATTAATACCGAATCATAAAGAGTTAAAGTATGCGGAGCTGACATATTATCGGAATTTTTTATTTATCTCATTGGGAGTAGTAGTACTATTTACCATACTGGCAGTATTCGTTGAGAGAGTACGAGATAAGTATGCGTATCGTAGTTATTTCATTACGGGTGTGTTTCTATTCTTGACTTTTTTGAATTTAGTTACTGCTAAGTTTTTATTACTACCCCAGATATATTTTCCAAGCATATCACGGATTTTTGAGGTATTTTTTGTTGATACAAAATTATTGCTTACCTGTATAGGAAGCTCATTAGTATTACTGATTTATGGAATTTCCATCGGTTTTTGTCTTGGGATGATCTCCGGAATTGGAATTGGCTGGAGCAAACGTTGTAATTACTGGGTATATCCTTTAATCAGAATCCTGGGACCGATACCTTCCTCCACATGGACACCGTTAGCTCTGGTAGTATTCCCAACCGCAAGATCTGCTGCAGTATTTTTAATTGCCTTTGGTGTATGGTTCCAAATAACGATTCTAACGTGTTCCGGAATTAAGGGAGTAAATAAGGCATATTTTGAGGTATCATCAACCTTGGGGGCAGATGACAAGCAAAATCTATTTAAGATAGCGATACCGGCAGCTGCTCCATCCATTTTTTTAGGCTTCTTTAATGCTACCTGTTCTTCCTTTGTTGCCTTAATGGCTGCAGAGATGATTGGATGTAAGTCAGGACTTGGCTGGTATGTTAATTGGCAGAAGCAGATGCTTGCTTATGCGAATGTATATGCCGGATTAATCATTATCGCTATATTTTGTTATATCTTAGTTACTCTGCAATTTAGAGTCAGAGATAAATTACTATCATGGCAGGAGGGCATAGTGAAATGGTAA
- a CDS encoding ABC transporter ATP-binding protein — MVIDTVEKTGSITAHNVRKEFVDAKGETVIALNNVNADIVPGEFICLIGPSGCGKSTFLRLIAGLIKPTEGEIYLDGEKITKPGYERGLVFQDPTLFPWLNIHDNIAFGLKARHIYNEKKKEVKEFIDLVNLDGFEKALPHHLSGGMAQRAGLARALVNHPKVLLLDEPFGALDAFTRMNMQDELLRIWKERGTTMIMVTHDVDEAVYLSDRIFVMTPRPAKIETVIKVDISRNEKHGRKRDSVDFLNLRSKILQVLNYTGKETTVEYNI; from the coding sequence ATGGTAATTGATACAGTTGAAAAAACAGGCTCTATAACAGCTCATAATGTCAGGAAGGAGTTCGTGGATGCCAAGGGAGAGACGGTAATTGCCCTTAATAATGTCAATGCGGACATTGTTCCAGGAGAATTTATCTGCCTGATAGGACCCTCTGGCTGTGGAAAATCTACTTTTCTGAGACTGATTGCGGGGTTGATCAAGCCCACAGAGGGAGAAATCTATCTGGACGGAGAAAAAATAACAAAACCAGGTTATGAACGAGGACTGGTGTTCCAGGACCCAACCCTGTTTCCCTGGCTGAACATCCATGATAACATCGCCTTCGGGCTAAAGGCAAGGCATATATACAATGAAAAAAAGAAGGAAGTTAAGGAATTCATTGATCTGGTAAATCTGGATGGTTTTGAGAAAGCATTGCCCCATCATTTATCAGGTGGTATGGCACAAAGAGCAGGTCTGGCCAGAGCTTTGGTAAATCACCCTAAGGTGCTGCTGCTGGATGAACCCTTTGGTGCACTGGATGCATTTACCAGAATGAATATGCAGGATGAACTTCTGCGAATCTGGAAGGAACGTGGTACCACCATGATTATGGTGACTCATGATGTAGATGAAGCAGTATATTTAAGTGACCGCATTTTTGTCATGACGCCAAGACCAGCCAAAATTGAAACAGTTATTAAGGTGGATATAAGTAGAAACGAAAAGCATGGAAGAAAGCGAGATAGTGTGGATTTCCTGAATCTACGCTCCAAGATATTACAGGTATTGAATTATACCGGTAAAGAGACAACAGTGGAATATAATATCTGA
- a CDS encoding ABC transporter substrate-binding protein, producing MKDNKNMKKIWNRLVACTIIFVSTVIILTGCSAKETVNTNTDKNENKTTETESVSSTASEASDTKDTDVTSVETGDPIRIVKTFEGTCQVQTQLAYLLGFYEAEGLVEGVDYEFVDSGSETGAVLISTDKADLVIGLIAGMLQPLDNGLEAKAILGLHTGCITLVTLGDSEVKSTADLKGKTIGVTQLSSSNHIAALRALNFEGLTADDVEFVVYDSDTIQQALLNGAVDVIALSDYKAKILERDEGARIIFDTSTDPRLKDENCCVLFARNGVIDEYPQRLAKICTAIQKASVWIANNPELAAEIQVAQGYALGEAEVNKKLLLTYQFPTSLTSLKEAVYRNFDDAKVLGLLKENTDEAVLAESSYLFLDGVADGLDITTIEAPKDPNQFLIVKEE from the coding sequence ATGAAAGATAATAAGAACATGAAAAAAATCTGGAATAGACTAGTAGCGTGTACGATCATATTCGTAAGCACGGTGATTATATTAACCGGCTGTTCCGCTAAAGAAACGGTTAATACCAATACAGACAAAAATGAAAACAAAACTACCGAGACAGAGTCGGTTTCTTCTACGGCTTCCGAAGCTTCAGACACGAAGGATACCGATGTTACATCCGTTGAAACCGGAGATCCGATACGAATCGTAAAGACCTTCGAGGGAACCTGTCAGGTACAGACACAGCTGGCATATTTATTAGGCTTTTATGAAGCAGAAGGTCTGGTTGAAGGTGTGGACTATGAATTCGTTGATTCTGGAAGTGAAACAGGTGCGGTATTAATATCGACGGATAAAGCTGATTTGGTCATCGGCCTGATTGCCGGTATGCTTCAGCCCCTGGATAACGGCTTGGAAGCAAAAGCAATTTTGGGACTCCATACAGGTTGTATTACTCTTGTTACACTTGGTGACAGTGAAGTCAAATCAACAGCGGATTTGAAGGGGAAAACCATCGGAGTGACACAATTATCATCCTCCAATCATATTGCTGCATTACGAGCTTTGAATTTTGAGGGATTAACTGCAGACGATGTGGAATTTGTAGTATATGACTCTGATACGATTCAACAGGCATTACTTAATGGAGCAGTTGATGTTATAGCTCTGAGTGACTATAAGGCAAAAATATTGGAACGAGACGAAGGAGCCAGGATCATATTTGATACCTCCACTGATCCTAGATTAAAGGATGAGAACTGCTGTGTATTGTTTGCACGAAATGGAGTTATTGATGAATATCCTCAGAGACTTGCAAAGATATGTACTGCGATTCAGAAAGCCTCTGTCTGGATTGCGAATAATCCGGAGTTGGCCGCAGAAATTCAAGTGGCGCAGGGCTATGCCTTAGGTGAAGCAGAGGTTAACAAAAAGTTATTGCTTACCTATCAATTTCCTACTTCCTTAACCAGTCTAAAGGAAGCAGTTTATCGAAACTTTGATGATGCAAAGGTTCTGGGACTATTAAAGGAGAACACGGATGAAGCGGTTCTTGCAGAAAGTAGTTACCTATTCCTTGACGGGGTAGCAGATGGCCTTGATATTACGACTATTGAAGCACCAAAGGATCCTAATCAATTTTTAATAGTAAAGGAAGAGTAA
- a CDS encoding DUF4418 family protein, producing MTKRFLTGILFIILGLLVAIGPQTLFSVCGAHDGKFMKCHWTAQAELGIGFIIAILGLLLILIASRQFRIGISIGIFLNAILVLLIPNILIGVCGSLHMNCRILTLPALNILGVLIAVIAVINIWFLWNKDRKEESV from the coding sequence ATGACAAAACGATTTTTAACTGGAATATTATTTATTATACTCGGTCTATTAGTAGCCATTGGTCCACAAACCCTATTTTCGGTGTGCGGTGCTCATGATGGTAAATTCATGAAATGCCACTGGACGGCTCAAGCAGAGCTGGGTATCGGATTTATCATTGCAATTCTGGGGTTATTACTAATTCTTATCGCTTCGAGACAATTTCGTATCGGCATCAGCATTGGTATTTTTCTTAATGCCATCCTGGTATTGCTGATTCCGAACATTCTGATAGGTGTATGTGGTAGCTTACATATGAATTGTCGCATTCTCACTCTGCCGGCTCTTAATATATTGGGTGTATTGATTGCTGTGATTGCAGTAATAAACATTTGGTTTTTATGGAATAAGGACCGAAAAGAGGAATCTGTATGA
- a CDS encoding ABC transporter permease — translation MKQKSLSVHRLAWLNIRRKTLRSGCLMIIVAVLSFVMFGGTILSLSLENGLKSMKSRLGADLIVVPLEYDKGMEAILLKGEPSCFYFKRSVQEKITHLDGISQITSQFFLTSLSAECCDLPIQLIAFDPETDFTVQPWITQVYDEEISEGAVIIGSDINVDNNSYIKFYGENYKIAAKMEKTGTGLDQTVFTNMKTMEKLFEGAKKAGLNFLEDISPEYSISSVLIKAEDGYDRKTLIKDIRRELGGVQIIETQNMITNIASNLESFAVVIKIFAALFFGIAFITLLLMFSIIANERKKEFAVFRTLGATRGRLTSTLLLESLYISSTGGIIGILSAVIIVLSFHVYISERLGLPYLQPETYVVALVLIVTFLVVSSIGPLASVYSAVKISRQETYLTLREGE, via the coding sequence ATGAAGCAAAAAAGCTTGTCCGTTCATCGACTGGCATGGTTGAATATTCGGAGAAAGACTTTGCGTTCTGGCTGCTTAATGATAATTGTGGCAGTGCTGTCCTTTGTAATGTTCGGTGGGACTATATTATCCCTTAGTCTGGAAAATGGATTAAAAAGCATGAAATCCAGATTGGGTGCTGATTTAATCGTAGTCCCCTTGGAATATGATAAGGGTATGGAAGCTATTCTGTTAAAGGGAGAACCAAGCTGCTTTTATTTTAAGCGATCAGTACAGGAGAAAATTACGCATTTAGACGGTATTTCACAGATAACCTCTCAGTTCTTTCTTACCTCCCTCAGTGCAGAATGTTGTGATTTACCCATACAACTAATTGCCTTTGATCCGGAGACGGACTTTACGGTACAGCCATGGATTACTCAGGTTTATGACGAAGAGATATCCGAGGGTGCCGTCATCATAGGAAGTGATATTAACGTAGACAACAATTCCTACATCAAATTCTATGGTGAAAACTACAAAATAGCAGCAAAAATGGAAAAAACAGGTACTGGGTTGGACCAGACAGTCTTTACCAATATGAAAACCATGGAGAAACTGTTTGAAGGAGCTAAGAAGGCAGGTCTGAACTTTCTGGAAGATATCAGTCCGGAGTATTCCATATCCTCGGTGCTCATCAAAGCAGAGGATGGCTATGATAGAAAAACCTTAATAAAGGATATCCGTAGAGAACTGGGAGGAGTTCAGATCATAGAAACGCAAAACATGATTACGAATATAGCCAGCAATCTGGAGAGCTTTGCTGTGGTGATTAAAATCTTTGCTGCTCTGTTCTTTGGTATCGCATTTATCACTTTGCTCCTTATGTTCTCCATCATAGCCAATGAAAGAAAGAAGGAATTTGCAGTATTTAGGACTCTTGGAGCCACCAGAGGGAGATTAACCTCAACCCTTTTACTGGAATCCCTGTATATCAGCAGTACCGGTGGTATCATCGGTATCCTGTCGGCAGTCATCATCGTCCTCTCCTTTCATGTATATATCAGTGAGCGATTGGGATTACCTTATCTACAGCCGGAAACTTACGTTGTCGCTTTGGTTCTCATAGTGACCTTTTTGGTTGTTAGTAGTATAGGACCTCTGGCTTCTGTATACTCAGCTGTGAAAATCAGCCGACAGGAAACCTATCTGACTCTGAGGGAAGGAGAATAG
- a CDS encoding ABC transporter ATP-binding protein translates to MTLIIKGLRKEYRRGEVPFNAVNNVNFNIGPGEFISIIGRSGSGKSTLLNLIAGLLQPTEGEILLDGKNIVGLTDKEASYLRNSTFGYIAQGHSILPNLTVIENVKLPFYLFSRKGDSTKRAMELISQMGIAHLADCYPSKLSGGELRRVVIARALMNNPSVLLADEPTRDLDKENTKGVIEIFRKIAKNGTSILLVTHDLDTIDAQDSIYRMEDGCLTKQGAV, encoded by the coding sequence ATGACGCTTATTATTAAAGGACTCCGGAAGGAATATCGCAGAGGAGAAGTGCCATTTAATGCTGTGAATAATGTGAATTTCAACATAGGACCAGGAGAATTTATCAGCATTATCGGTAGGTCCGGAAGTGGGAAAAGTACCCTGCTTAATCTGATTGCAGGACTATTACAGCCTACCGAAGGGGAAATTCTTTTAGATGGAAAGAACATTGTTGGATTAACGGATAAGGAAGCCTCCTATCTCAGAAATTCTACCTTCGGCTATATTGCTCAAGGACATAGTATCCTTCCAAATCTAACCGTCATTGAAAATGTAAAGCTACCCTTTTATTTATTCTCCAGAAAGGGAGACTCAACAAAGCGGGCAATGGAATTAATCTCTCAGATGGGCATTGCCCATCTGGCGGATTGTTATCCAAGCAAGCTGTCCGGTGGAGAACTACGAAGGGTGGTCATTGCTAGAGCATTGATGAACAACCCTTCTGTATTACTGGCGGATGAGCCCACCAGAGATCTGGATAAAGAGAATACGAAGGGAGTCATCGAGATATTCCGAAAGATAGCAAAAAACGGGACCTCAATACTACTGGTCACCCATGACTTAGACACCATAGATGCACAGGACTCTATATATCGTATGGAGGACGGGTGTCTAACGAAACAAGGAGCTGTTTAA
- a CDS encoding response regulator transcription factor codes for MYKVLIVEPQEFALKALLNLPIWGIGEDGFVCTETATNGEEALTLLQTKEFDLVLTEINLSIFDGLQLLKQVYKDNEPPLIVFISDIVSFTYAREGFIYGAFDYLPKPLNRETMLALFQRATEKLEKQKKHLSIRSDASMEHRTFLAKGQIQALINRFTHKDETVPEMFRNMMMTIYHSKTSSQPSDILANKLFVTITVGIFEKHDWLPLYLPQNFHKQFDYPVLHDSNDFIEYYMRKFTCLFQLFCQLNPDFQDETLIKIHQYILQHPEEDLKLTMIASKFYMNHSYLSNLFSKKSSIHYSQLVTIVKMKRAEYLLNYTVLPVIDIAYRLGYKDIHYFTQIYKKTIGKSPTEYNREAYYYSEYTI; via the coding sequence ATGTACAAGGTCTTAATTGTAGAACCCCAGGAATTTGCATTAAAAGCATTGCTAAATCTCCCAATATGGGGAATAGGCGAGGACGGTTTTGTCTGTACCGAGACAGCCACCAATGGTGAGGAAGCCCTAACTCTCTTACAGACCAAGGAGTTTGACCTGGTTCTCACAGAAATCAACCTCTCAATATTTGATGGGCTTCAGCTATTAAAGCAGGTTTATAAAGATAATGAACCTCCCTTAATCGTGTTTATCAGTGATATTGTTTCATTTACTTACGCAAGAGAAGGATTTATCTATGGAGCTTTTGATTATCTTCCAAAGCCGCTAAACAGAGAAACTATGCTGGCTCTGTTTCAAAGGGCTACTGAAAAGCTGGAAAAGCAAAAAAAGCATCTATCCATAAGGTCTGATGCTTCCATGGAACACCGTACTTTTCTAGCCAAAGGTCAAATTCAAGCATTAATAAACCGATTTACCCATAAGGATGAAACAGTTCCTGAGATGTTTCGCAACATGATGATGACAATTTATCACTCCAAGACTTCATCACAACCATCGGATATCCTCGCAAATAAGCTCTTTGTCACCATCACCGTAGGAATATTCGAAAAGCACGACTGGTTACCCCTATATTTACCACAGAATTTTCATAAGCAATTTGATTATCCGGTTCTCCATGATTCCAATGATTTTATTGAATACTATATGCGAAAGTTTACCTGCCTGTTTCAGCTGTTTTGCCAATTGAATCCGGATTTTCAGGATGAAACTCTGATTAAAATACATCAATACATATTGCAGCATCCAGAGGAGGATTTAAAGCTTACCATGATTGCCAGTAAATTTTATATGAATCATTCCTACTTGAGTAACCTGTTTAGTAAAAAGTCATCGATACATTATTCTCAGCTGGTTACAATAGTTAAGATGAAGCGAGCCGAATACCTGTTAAACTACACCGTACTGCCAGTCATTGATATTGCTTACCGACTCGGTTATAAGGACATTCATTATTTCACTCAGATCTATAAAAAGACGATTGGGAAATCTCCTACCGAATATAACCGAGAAGCATACTATTATTCCGAGTACACTATCTAA
- a CDS encoding pyridoxamine 5'-phosphate oxidase family protein: MALTKNQIEEYLKSTKKILLSTVTEENKPDLRILGAIATDGANTYFSTLSNARKVTQIELNPNVAVYFEAPDQKFPNYINATVYGKARKVVCEKELEKAVALIKDNLPHFEWSDDKSIYVVEPDQIKFFNSSAELAQDKVQIVEYNNKES; this comes from the coding sequence ATGGCATTGACTAAGAATCAAATCGAAGAATATCTGAAAAGTACTAAGAAAATTCTTCTGTCAACGGTGACAGAAGAAAACAAACCGGACCTCCGTATATTAGGTGCGATTGCAACTGATGGTGCAAATACTTACTTTTCAACATTAAGTAACGCAAGAAAGGTTACCCAGATTGAATTAAATCCAAATGTAGCAGTTTACTTTGAAGCTCCTGATCAGAAGTTCCCAAACTATATCAATGCAACGGTATATGGAAAAGCAAGGAAGGTAGTATGTGAGAAAGAGCTGGAGAAGGCAGTTGCTCTTATTAAGGATAATCTTCCCCATTTTGAATGGTCGGACGACAAGAGTATCTATGTGGTAGAGCCGGATCAGATTAAGTTCTTTAATTCTTCCGCAGAGCTCGCACAGGATAAGGTACAAATTGTTGAATATAACAATAAGGAATCATAA